DNA from Elaeis guineensis isolate ETL-2024a chromosome 2, EG11, whole genome shotgun sequence:
GAGAGACTGtctcaagcataagctcctgacggacagtcccaggcatgagctcatAGCCAGCTGATCCACCTAtaggccagtgggggctgtcccaggcataagctcctgacggactgtcccaggtatgagctcctgaccgactgATCTATATGTcaaggctagtccaaaccatatccttTTCATTTAATTATTGATTTCATCGAATTAATTTTGAATTACAGGGTGATCAAATTGATAAGTCATATCTATAAGACTCATACCATAAATAATAGAAATCTTTTCATAACACGCTCATGTTTAAAAAGAATCATATAAACCATATATCGGTGTCTCAAGCATAGAAAACTCATCAATCATAAATCTAGTAATGCAAAATCAACATTATAAAACTAACGAACAAATAACATATAtggtgatgatcatgtacaggattcttacctcgatcaatgagaaatcaaaCTCACAGTCTTACAGTCTGAATATCAAAACCCTACTCGTTTGTCCTCCTatttggactgttctcctatcaaacaaatcaatttaaccaaattaattttttaaaaaaaatcgtaTATGGAGATTTATCGAAACCCTTACTTatgtcctattttttttttaaattttattttgagaagagagaagagatttcttctcctcttcctaacGATCAAAGCAGGGGACCCGACCCCCATCCCGAATGCCTCCCCTTCACACGACCAGGGTAGGCCATCTTCGGCCACCCTCCTCGGCAACCCCGGCGGCTGCGAGGCTACCATCCCGATGGTAGCCCCACCCGTTCCTGTTGCTGGCGACGGAAGGAAAGAAACAATACAAACAAGGgtgccctgtttgagcccgaaccggcatctTGCCGGCTTTCCAGCACGTCGATGGCCGGAAAGATCAATCcgaaaagaagggagaagaaacaTACCTTATTCCGGTAGCTAAAAATAGCTCCGACGGCTcctctcttccgatcaaccatTCACGGCACTCTTTTGAAAATATTCCTCCAATCCATttaatttcttcaaaattttgttGTAAGGTCCTAAGGGAGGGAAGGGGGTCTTTATAGAGAAGATCTTCTATCCTAGCTGGACTCCTCAAGTCCGATTTCATCGGAAATAGAGAGGAAGaaaactccgattaggagtcttcctccttctgttaattttttattttttatttttttcattgggCCGTCAAGGATTTACAAGCCCAAGAACCTGAGCCGTTACACACTGCGCTCCCTCCAGCATACTTGTCAAACGCTGTGGATTTATCCTGGATATAGCACTCTGGATATCTATTCTTAGCCACCGACGAGAACTCTCAGAATTTaataagagagagggagagagagagagaacaaacTTATGACAGGATGAAATATCATGACGAGATGATAAAATAATACTACTGTCTACAAGCCATAACAGCAGCACTTCACAATTCCATGTCCGAatgaaaatatacatatatacatacatctctctctctctctctctctctctatatatatatatatatatatatatatatcaccatCATGTCCAAATCCAAGCATCGCGGGGTATTTTTTATGACAGATTGCATGGATTACTGCTTAATCTAGAATAATAATAAAACTTATACATAGAATAGATGATGTAATTGCATGAAAAACATATTACATAAAATATCGATAGCGCGCCAACAAGACATTGGTTTAGTAGTTGGTACCCTCTCTTGAGAGCTTGACTCACATTCGATACAAGATTGAGTAACATGTTTATTTTAAGTTATCATTGACATCAAGTAAACACCCTGATTGTCCTACAAACTACAGCGGCTTTTGTAATCTCATTCACCATCGATCTCTTCTGCATTCTTttctgactctctctctctctctctctctctctctcacgcgcGCGCACATCCTAAAACGTGGGTCTTCTAGATCCATTTACCTGTACAATATCCAATCAAGCATGTCTCACGTTTTGCTAAAAGACAGAAAAAGGATAGCTAAGCCTAAACTTAACAGCCACATATGGTTTTGACAATGATAAGTGATAAGTTTTTATATTGAATTTGTGGACTATCTAGTTCAAATCTATACGATGAATGATGCATGGAATATTGTTTGTCATAAATCTCAAAATATGAGGTCTAGGTAGGTTATTTTTTCTTACGATTCTTATGAGAGAGCTACAGATGCTGAgtgtaaaatatctcaaaaaatttattaaaaaaattaaattacataaataaaaaataatatattttaaaaaattctgaTAGTTTTGAAGTCCTGACAATTAATACTATCTAAGAGGTCCATCTAATATGATAGAGTTAATAAATATTTGATTGTTTGAAATTATTGCCATCCTTCTTGTAAGCTCTCCACCATAACATTGTAATCTatgttttatcctttttttttttttttttctgagagaTACGTCTCAAGACTATTTCTtaggaaaaaaatattcattgcaatgATAATACTATATCAAATTTATAACaaattaatgaaaatttttatatttcatcaaTTATCGTATATTACATTGATTTCCGTAGATAATATCCCATACTATTCCGTGTATTTCATCTGTTTCCAATTTTTCATTGATTTATTACAGTGGTGACATGATATCAACGTTGCACCGAATATTTTCTCATGTCTTAGATGCTTTTGTATTATTATTCTCTTAAATGAAATTGGTGGATTTTTTTAATCTCTTAACACGAGAAAAGAAAGCATCTCAAGTGGATACTTTTACGTTGCAACCAAAAAATTTAAGCGTGAAGATAAGAAGATAAGGTGCGTACGTGGACCATGGTGAGGGATGGCGAATATTGGCCGCCGTTTTGTTTGGTTCTGGATTGTTTTTCACATGGCTGATACGGGTCGGGTTTGTATCCTTCTCCCGCCATCCAACCGTAGGATCATCTCCATTTCGCTCGTGCAGATCTCggagccagaaaaaaaaaaaaaatctagaacggagccaggaaaaaaaaaaaaatccttctccCGCCATCCAACCAGGTTCCGGCTTTCACATGGCTGATACGGGTCGGGTTTGTATCCTTCTCCCACCATCCAACCGTAGGATCATCTCCATTTCGCTCGTACAGATCTCAGagccagaaaagaaaagaaaaaaaaaaatctagaaaggagccagaaaaaaaaaaaataaaataaatatatatatatatatatatatatatatatatatatatatatatatatatatatatatatatatatatatcctcctCCCGCCATCCAACCAGGTTCCGGCTGATTCATCCCTATCCAGAACGGagccaggaaaaaaaaaagaaaaaaatccaacCACCACCTGCTTCCACGCCTGGATGGGTCAATTATGCGGCCAGTTACAGACTGCCATTTGGACCACCACTATTGTCCTTGCGTTACACATGCACGGCCATGACTCTATAAATACCCAGTATCCCATCATTTGCTTGTCCATCGAAACCAAGGGGATAAAGGAAGCCATTTGTAATTAGCACAACTTCTAGTTCTCAATGGTGGGGTTCAAGATCTTAGGATGGAACCAACTTCATCATCAGCGGttcaatattttatattattacttCAGCTAAAGCTAAAACATCCGCTGTTGCAGGCTAGCAGAGAGGATGGTGCCAATGTGTTAGGGCCGTGGGGTGGATCCGGTGGGAGTGCATGGTCGTTTGAGAATGCTCTGACAATCACCAAAATCAAAATTAGTGTGGGGGATATCATTGATTCACTTACCTTTCAGTACATGGATGGTACAACAGCCCGCTGGTCCCCTAGATATGGTGGTACCGGAGGCCAGCCTACAGAGGTACTACGTATTCTAAgatggtcttttttttttatttaatttaattttttaggaGAAATTAGTTTCTTTCTATTATGTTGACACTCGTTTAACAACTGTGCCTGTTAATTAATTTGCAAGCCTGTAATAGATATGGCGGTCAATGTTAGCAAGACTTGCCACCATATATATATCAATGATcaaacaaaataataataataatagtaacaataatatatatatatatatatatatatatatatatatatatatatatatatatatatatatatataaattacttATCAATTAACATTGGTGTATACCTTGtggaagaagggaagaaaaaccAGGGGATTGCCTACAATTCTGATAGTGATATTAGTTGAGTTGGCATTGCTATTTTCTGAGCACTAGTAATCTATGAACTGAATATTATATGTTTTTGTTTATACTTTTAAATGATGCATTGCCCTACGGATAGTCAATATGTGGGTAATAGCTCTGACTGCAACAAATTAAACCTGCTTTGGCAGCGCATATGACTAAAGTATCAGACTTCACATGGTGGAACTCCACGGAATCCAATACCTGATGGCCATGAATGCATAGATAAATATTCTTGGACCCAAAAATGATAGTGTTTTCGTTCACATGAGCTTTGTGTTCATTATGATATGTGAAAGTTTTACTGATCtcattattattactattattatcatcatcattataatcatcactattatttttttttatagattgagCTTGGACCAGCCGAGTTCATCATCTCCATTAAGGGCTATTACGGTCCATACGTACGAAAGACAATGATATACTCACTCACTTTTGTTACCACCATTCGTGAGTATGGCCCTTATGGCCAAGAGAAAGGAACTCAATTTTTTGTTCCGAAAGGTACAGGTTTGATCAGCGGCTTCTTCGGGCGTTCGGGTGACCAACTTGATGCAATTGGGGTCTACATCAAAACACTTATTCAGGTAAACTAATTGTCAGCTAACCAGTAGTGCTCAACATAGtgcatttgatcaaattatttactTAAGCCTCATCCAAGTTGACAAATTTGATAAGGTTCAAAGTTATAGTTTAACTTAGACAAATATCCAAAGCAACCAAGAGATATACAGCTGTAATTAattattagtaattaaattgtACATATGATTGATGCTATATTGCTCTAGAAAGATGGAGTTTTATATAAACTtgaatttctttttaaattaattatacaaaAAATCTTGACCTATATATTtggagatttttaatttttttttgaactttaatTCAGTACTATCAGATCATCtaacttttaaatttatttaatttgtaTTCTGATCGTGAATTCCATATAGCTGTCGTGATGGAATTATTACATAATATCAAATAACTTACTTATGTAGCGGAAACAGATGATGCTGAAGATAATATGATGTGATAATTTCATCATGACAGTCGGGCAAAATTTATATTTAGAACTCAAATTAAATGAATTTAAAAGTTGCATGATCTGATTGCACTAAATTAAAGATCGGAACGGCGTTGAAAACTCTCAAATAGTACAGATTTTTtcgtataattatttttttctgataGAAAAGGGGTCATTTTAGTTGTTCCCaaagaaaaagtttttttttgttgTCCTATAATGGATGCAGTCCTCTAGCCCATGATTGCTCATATATTGCGAATAGCTATTTGGTATATATAGGGTGGAGttgcttaaaaattttattgataactCAAACATTGGGTGCAAAGTGCCTCAATTTGACAACAAAATTAATAGATGGATCAAATTCATCGTGAACTTAAGCTAAAATCATTCTAGGTAGATTCATTTGACCCTAAGGTGAAATAATTGTGAGAGTAACTTCATCTTGGATCCATAATGAACTTAGTCAATCTGATAATTTctctagaagaaaaaaaaaaataccgactTATGTGTGCTCCCATGGCTAGATGTGCTTTATTAATTGGCCGGTTCATGCTACCGTTTTCACCATTACTGCTATCCTCCAGTTATGCATGCACGTCTATGACTCTATAATTACCTATTATCCCTACATTCGCTCGTCCATTGGTAGAAACAATTTGTTAGCACAACTTCTCCATGGTGGGTTCATGAGCTTGGTTTGCGACTAATTTCATCATCCATaggttttttatatattattttcaacTAAAGCTAATATGTCTGCTGTTACAGTCTCCTGTTGCGGTAGGGCCATGGGGTGGATCTGGTGGGACTGCATGGTCATTTGAGACTGCTTGGACGATCACCAAAATCAAAATCAGTGTAGGGGATGTTGTTGATTCAATTACCTTCCAGTATATGGATGGCGAGACAACCCGCTGGTCCTCTAGGTACGGGGGTGCCGGTGGCAAGCCAACAGAGGTACTACTTACTCTAAGATGGTTTTTTCTtctgatttaatttaatatttttaggaAAATTTGTTCTTTCTATTATTTTGATACTTGTTTAACTGTTATGCTAGTTAATTAATTTGTAGGCCTCTGTAATAGATATGCATGCAGTCAATGTCACTGAGGCATGCCACCATCTATCTCAACGATTTAacaaaaataaacaaataaataaataaatataactaAAGCAATTAATTGGTCGAACAATCTCATTAAATGCATCcctcaaattaattatatatacctTCCGAAGAAGGAAATAAAAAGGAGTGCATGTGATACTGGTTGATTGAACTCTATTGTttttttttacccaaaaaaaaaaaaaactattgttTTTGGAGCTGTAATATATGAACTTCACAGTATGTATTCTCATCTATGCCTTGACAATGTATATGATTATCATAGGCTTTACCAAGATGAGCTCCTCAAAATCCAACATCTGCTGGCCACGCATGTACATGTGTAGTTCAATATTCTTGGACCCGAAATGATAATGTTTTCGTTCGCACCAGCTTTATGTTCATCATGACATGTGAATGATTGACAAAtgtcattattattattactattaatGCCATCACCGTTATCATCATTGTTATTTCTTtgagatcaaattatttcttgatTCAAGGAAAGGAATCTTAGGCAAGAAAGCCTTCtttttcatcaaaatatttgTAAGAAAATGTTATGACATTAATATAGAAAATgtgatatacatacatatacatacatacatacatacatacatatatgatgcgtgcacgtatgtatgtatgtataggtcTAACCTTACATTTTTCATTTTGTTTTGTAGATTGATCTTGGAACCAACAATAACCTTGAGGCTATATCCGGCCACTATGGCAATTATTATGGCAAGACCGTCATAAAATCACTTACATTTGTGACCACCACGGGCACCTATGGGCCATATGGTCCGGAGGAAGGAACTACTTTCTCCCTTCCTGTGAAAGCTGGAAAAGTTGTTGGCTTTTTCGGACGTGCAGGTCAATGGCTTGATGCTCTTGGGTTCTACTTGAAGCCCACTTCGGCCTAGTTATTCTAAATCAGCTATGGAGCTCTACTTATATATCGTCGCATTGTAATGAATAATGGAGATGCTCTCTCCAAGCTCTATTTGTGGTTGTCTTGTTGATCTATACTACCAACTATGTATGCTTGCTTATGATCTATCCCTTCGTAATAAATGGAGATGTTAAGAACTGATCTCTTTGTTATTATCCTATTAATCACTTCCGTATGGACAAAAGATTGAGTTATTATTTGGATTTAGACTTGGAGTATACATTTAATTCTTGGTTCAAATGAAAGTCTTCTATAATCTTGTATGTTTATCATTCCGGATCTAGGTTTGTGTTTTTTAAAACCAAAAAATTTGGTCTAATTCTAAAGCCTGTGGACATCTAGGCACCCGTCCAATGGATGCCCATACCGGAATAGTGAACAAACAGTGTTTTACTATGGTACTTCAAAGGATAATTTAATCTTTTTATAATTGATTCATTTCTGACCGTCGAACTAAAGATGAATAGTTTGAATTTTTCTATCAACAATCAATTGGACCACCAGATGTACATGATTGGTGCGGTAAATACCCTAAAGATCAGGGTTAAATTAAATCACATTTTTTTCTAGAAACCTTCTCGCCATCTCTTTTGGGTCATCATCGAGGGTGGAGGCACGAAGGTCACAGGAGGGGGGTGGGGGAGGGCGGTGCGGTCGCGAAAGGGGAGGGAGGGTGGCTTGTagcagagaagaagaaaggagtttGGGGGAGGGGCACGGTGGCCTGCGGTGGAGAAGAAGATGTAGGGGGGTCTGCAGCGTGG
Protein-coding regions in this window:
- the LOC105053474 gene encoding mannose/glucose-specific lectin, which gives rise to MASREDGANVLGPWGGSGGSAWSFENALTITKIKISVGDIIDSLTFQYMDGTTARWSPRYGGTGGQPTEIELGPAEFIISIKGYYGPYVRKTMIYSLTFVTTIREYGPYGQEKGTQFFVPKGTGLISGFFGRSGDQLDAIGVYIKTLIQSPVAVGPWGGSGGTAWSFETAWTITKIKISVGDVVDSITFQYMDGETTRWSSRYGGAGGKPTEIDLGTNNNLEAISGHYGNYYGKTVIKSLTFVTTTGTYGPYGPEEGTTFSLPVKAGKVVGFFGRAGQWLDALGFYLKPTSA